The Alosa alosa isolate M-15738 ecotype Scorff River unplaced genomic scaffold, AALO_Geno_1.1 AALO_1.0_unplaced_46, whole genome shotgun sequence genome contains a region encoding:
- the LOC125290409 gene encoding endoplasmic reticulum chaperone BiP-like: MDKQRNRTMKLMWICLLFVGAVVADGNEKEDVGTVIGIDLGTTYSCVGIFKNGRVEIIANDQGNRITPSYVAFTAEGERLIGDAAKNQLTSNPENTVFDAKRLIGRTWGDSSVQQDMKYFPFKVIEKKRKPHIQLNVSSQMKTFTPEEISAMVLTKMKETAEAYLGKKVTHAVVTVPAYFNDAQRQATKDAGTIAGLNVMRIINEPTAAAIAYGLDKKGGEKNILVFDLGGGTFDVSLLTIDNGVFEVVATNGDTHLGGEDFDQRVMEHFIKLYKKKTGKDVRKDNRAVQKLRREVEKAKRALSAQHQTRIEIEAFFDGEDFSETLTRAKFEELNMDLFRSTMKPVQKVLEDADMKKSDVDEIVLVGGSTRIPKIQQLVKDFFNGKEPSRGINPDEAVAYGAAVQGGVLSGEDDAQVLLLDVCPLTLGIETMGGVMTKLIPRNSVVPTKKSQIFSTATDNQPSVTINVFEGERAMIKDNHLLGNFDLTGIPPAPRGVPQIEVTFELDANGILSVSAEDKGTGNKNKITITNDQNRLSKEDIDQMVKDAELFADEDKKLKERIDARNELESYAYSLKNEVGNKEKLGGKLSDDDKETIEKAVEEKVEWMESHQEANTEEFKAMKKELEEVVQPIIGKLYGNAGGPAPEEGEQNRDEL; encoded by the exons ATGG ATAAGCAAAGAAACAGAACCATGAAACTGATGTGGATCTGCCTCCTGTTCGTCGGCGCAGTGGTTGCCGATGGCAACGAGAAAGAGGATGTGGGGACCGTAATTGGCATCGATTTGGGGACTACCTATTCCTG TGTTGGCATCTTCAAAAATGGCCGTGTGGAAATCATCGCCAATGACCAAGGTAACAGAATCACCCCTTCTTATGTGGCCTTCACTGCTGAGGGAGAGCGTCTCATTGGTGATGCTGCCAAGAACCAGCTGACCTCCAATCCAGAGAACACTGTCTTTGATGCAAAGAGATTGATCGGTCGCACTTGGGGTGATTCTTCTGTGCAGCAGGACATGAAATACTTTCCTTTCAAG GTGAttgaaaagaagagaaaaccCCACATACAGCTTAACGTTAGTAGCCAGATGAAAACATTCACACCAGAAGAGATCTCTGCCATGGTTCTCACTAAGATGAAGGAAACCGCAGAGGCATACCTGGGAAAGAAG GTCACCCATGCCGTGGTCACTGTTCCTGCTTACTTCAATGATGCCCAGCGTCAGGCCACCAAGGATGCTGGAACCATCGCCGGCCTGAACGTTATGAGGATCATTAACGAGCC AACTGCAGCTGCCATTGCCTATGGTTTGGATAAGAAAGGTGGTGAGAAGAACATCCTTGTGTTTGACCTTGGTGGGGGTACCTTTGATGTGTCCCTCCTGACTATTGACAATGGCGTGTTTGAGGTCGTGGCCACAAATGGAGACACTCACTTGGGAGGTGAAGACTTTGATCAGCGTGTCATGGAGCACTTCATCAAGCTGTACAAGAAGAAGACGGGCAAGGATGTGCGTAAAGACAACCGTGCGGTTCAGAAGCTGCGTCGTGAGGTTGAGAAGGCCAAGAGAGCCCTGTCTGCCCAACATCAAACTCGTATAGAGATTGAGGCTTTCTTTGACGGCGAAGACTTCTCCGAGACCCTGACCCGTGCCAAATTTGAGGAGCTTAACATG GACCTTTTCCGGTCAACGATGAAGCCTGTGCAGAAGGTTCTGGAAGATGCTGACATGAAGAAGTCTGATGTTGATGAGATTGTGCTGGTCGGTGGCTCCACTCGCATTCCCAAGATCCAGCAGCTGGTGAAGGATTTCTTCAACGGCAAGGAGCCCTCCAGAGGCATCAACCCTGATGAAGCAGTGGCCTACGGAGCTGCTGTGCAGGGTGGCGTACTCTCTGGGGAAGATGATG CACAAGTGCTTCTTCTAGATGTGTGTCCCTTGACTCTTGGCATTGAGACTATGGGAGGAGTGATGACCAAGCTGATCCCCAGGAACAGCGTGGTGCCAACCAAGAAGTCTCAGATCTTCTCCACAGCCACTGACAATCAGCCATCTGTCACTATCAACGTTTTTGAAG GTGAACGTGCCATGATCAAAGACAACCACCTTCTTGGTAACTTTGACTTGACTGGCATTCCTCCAGCACCCCGTGGGGTCCCACAGATAGAGGTAACCTTCGAGCTCGACGCCAATGGCATCCTGAGTGTGTCGGCTGAAGACAAGGGAACTGGCAACAAGAACAAGATCACCATCACCAACGACCAGAACCGCCTGAGCAAGGAGGACATCGATCAGATGGTGAAAGATGCTGAGCTCTTCGCCGACGAAGACAAGAAGTTAAAAGAGCGTATCGACGCCCGCAACGAGCTGGAGAGCTACGCTTACTCCCTGAAGAACGAGGTGGGGAACAAAGAGAAGCTGGGCGGCAAGCTGTCCGACGACGACAAAGAAACCATCGAGAAGGCCGTGGAGGAGAAGGTTGAATGGATGGAGTCCCACCAGGAGGCTAACACAGAAGAATTTAAGGCCATGAAGAAGGAGTTGGAGGAGGTTGTTCAGCCCATCATAGGCAAGCTCTACGGCAACGCGGGCGGACCTGCCCCAGAGGAGGGTGAGCAGAACAGAGATGAGCTATAG